Genomic DNA from Pigmentiphaga litoralis:
CATAAGGCAATGAAAACTGCTGCAAGACAGCGCTTGGTGAGCGTCATACCTATCCCCGGTGACGGAGCGGCCGCGAGCCGGCTCCAACTTCGATCAACGTCCAGAACCCGTGTTTAGTGTAGGACACAAGTGTCATTTAGGAAATAGATGTCTTTGAAATTGAAGTTGTTGCGCGTGCAGGCCGGCTTGACGCTTGAAGAACTCGCGCAACAGACGGAGCTGACACGCAGCTATCTGTCGAAGCTGGAACGCGGCGTATCGACGCCATCGATCGGCGCCGCACTGCGGATCGCGAAAGTATTGGGGGTCCAGGTCGAGGCGCTGTTTTCCGAGTCGCACGAAGATGACCCGGTGGTGATCAACCGGGCGCCGCCCGCCTCATCGGCCGCGTCTGCGTCCGGCGCGGCACGCACTCCGCGCCTGGTGTCGGGCACCCTGCCCGGCCACAAGATGGTCGCCTTCGTGGTCAACCCGACTGACGAGCCGACCCGCAACCATCCGATGAGCCATCATCAGGGGGAAGAAATCCTGTACGTGCTGAAGGGCAGCATCACGCTGCAGCTGGCGCGGCGCACCGAGACGCTCAAGGCGGGCGACAGCGTGCATTTCAACTCCAGCATCCCGCACAAGATCACGTCGCTCGGCAAGGTGCCGGCGTCGGTGCTGCTGGTGATTGCCGAGGGAAAAGACTGAAGCGTTTCAGGACGGCACCAGCCGCAGCAGCCTGGCATCCGCGCCATCGGTCAGTACATAGACCGACCCGTCAGGCGCAACCTTGACGTCGCGCATGCGCAGCTTCAGGTCCGCCAGCAGCAGTTCCTGGCCAACGATACGGCCCTCCCGGCGGATCACCCGGCGTACCGATCGCTCTTTCAGGGCCGGCACCAGCAGATCGCCGCGCCACTGCGGAAACAGCGCACCGGTGTAGACCGCCAGCCCCGCCGGCGCAATGGACGGCGTCCATTCCAGCTGCGCATTCAGGTAGCCTTCCAGGCGCCTGAACGGCGTGACCCGAGGAAAGGGATAGTCGATGCCGCCCGTCACGATGGGCCAGCCATAGTTGCCGCCCGCAACGATCTGGTTGATCTCGTCGCCCCCGCGCGGGCCATGTTCCGAGATGAGCAGGTCCCCGGTATCGGGATCGACCGCGATCCCTTGCGCGTTGCGGTGCCCCAGGCTGTAGATCTCGGGCAAGGCGCCGGTCACGTGCACGAAAGGATTGTCGGCAGGCGCGCGTCCTTCCCGGTCGATCCTGACGACGGTGCCCTGATGGTCATGGGTGGATTGGGCCGCTTCGCGTTGCAGGTTGCCGTCACCCACGGTCAGCGCCAGCGTGCCGTCGGGCAGGAACGCCATGCGTCCGCCGTTGTTGCCGGCCCGGGTCTTGAGCGTGCCGTTGAACAGGATCCTGACGTCCTTGATCCGATCGCCGTCCAGCGTGGCCCGGATCAGCCGTGTGCCGTTCGCGCCGGCCACCCCATAGCTCATGGTCAGGTATAGCCACCGGTTCTGTGCAAAGTCCGGATCGGGCATCACTTCCATCAGTCCCGCCACGCCGCCTTCATGAAAGCCCGCAGGCATGCCGTCGAGCGCGATCTCCGATAGCGCGCCGTTGCTGCCCACGACACGAAGGCGCCCGCGTATCTCGGTCACCAGGATGCGGCCATCAGGCAGGAAGGCCACGGACCACGGCCGTTCCAGCCCGGTCGCCACCGTCTGCACCTGATACGTTGCCGGATCGGCAGGCGCGGGCGGGACACCCCGCGGCGGGGCCATCACGATGAATGCCACCACCGGCACCAGCAGGATCGCCCCCGCCGTGGCTAGCGTGCCCGCCCAACCCGGACCGTTGCTGCGGGACCGGCTTCTTGCCCTGACCGCCGCGTACACCAGTCCACCGACCACGCCCGTAAATGACATCGACACAAAGCCCGGCAGGCGGCGGATCGCGAACAGCGGTGGCATGGGAATGACCGACGCCATCAACCAGAACGCCACCGCCATGCCGCACAGGCCGGCCAGCATCAGCAGTCCCTTGTGCCATCTGGCATGCACGACGCGGCCGACGACGTGGGCCACCGCGAACGCGGGCAGCAAGGCCACCGCGGCGATGCCCGCCATGACGGGGCCGAACCGCGCCAGGTCTTCCATTGTCGTCAGGCCACGCAACGCCGTCGTGACCGGCGCCCCGAAGGCAAGTAGCGACGCAAGGTTGAACTGCGTCTGCACGATGCTTGCCAGAGCGCCAGTCACGACGGCGGCAAGAACGAACGCGACCAGGCGCGGCAACAGGTGATGCATCGACTAAGGGCTCCGGAGCGTAAACGGATGGTGCGGCAGACGGGTAACATGCCGCTTTCGGTTGTGTGCAGTGTACTGAGTGTCGATCCTCAGTACACTGCGCAGACCCAAGACCGTCCCCGTCGTTCATCTCCAGGCCTCATGAAACGCAACGCTCCTACCTGGCTCGTGCCTGTGGCAGCAATCTTCGCCCTCCAGACCATCGCGGCTTTCCTGTCGCGCCTCATCCCCATCATCGTGCCCGCCATCTCCGCCGAATTCGGATGGAGCGGCAGTTCCATCGGCTACCTGACCGCCGGCAACGCCCTGGGCGGCCTCGTCATGCTGGTCGCCGGCGCCGCTCTGCTGCGGCGGCTTGGCGGCACGCGCACCCTGCAGCTAACCCTGATCCTTGGCGCGGCCTGCATGGCCCTGTTCGTCTACCCGAGCGTGCATGTGGCGCTGGCCGCCTGCATCGCCATGGGCATGAGCAACGGCGCCGCCAACCCCGCCGGCAGCGAAGTCCTGCAGCGTTACTCGCCCCCCGGCAAGCGCAACCTGATGTTCTCGATCAAGCAGGCCGGCGTGCCGCTGGGCGGCATCCTGGCGGGACTCCTGATCCCCGGCATCATCGCCGTCGCCGGCTGGCGAGTCGCCCTGTGCGCCTGTGCCGTCATCGTGCTGCTCCCCACCGCGCTGACATGGAGACTGAGCGACACCATCGACGAACGGCGGCCCGGCGTTTCCGGCCGCCCGTGGTACGCGCTCAGCCTGCACTCGCTGCGATCGCTTGCCGTGCCGCTGGCATCGTTGGGACACAACCGGGGCCTGCTCAACATCTCCATCGTCGGCAGCCTGTTCGCTGTCGCGCAAAGCTGCTGGTTCGCCTTCACCGTCATCTATCTCGTTGACAGTCTCAACTTTTCACTGAGCCTGGCCGGCGCCATCTTTGCCGTGATGCAGTTGGGCGGCGTGCTCGGACGGATCGCGCTGGGCTGGATCTCGGACCGCCTGCAATCGGCGACGGCCACCCTGTCGCTGGCGGCCATCTTTTCCGCGGGCACGACCGCCCTGCTCGGCTTCATCCAGCCCGACTGGCCGCTCTGGACGATCCTGCTGCTGGCCTTCGTGGCAGGCTGCACGGCCGCGAGCTGGAATGGCGTGCAGATCGCCGAGGTCGCCCGCCGCTCGCCGCCCGACCTGGTGTCCGAGACCGCGGCCGGATCGTCGATCCTCGTCACGTTCGTCAACATCGTCGCGCCATCGGCGTTTGCGATTGCGATTGCATCGAGCGGCCGCTATGACCTGGCGTTTCTGTGCGCGGGGGTGTGTTCATTGCTGGTGCTGGTGTTCCTGCCGCGGGACGGGCGCTGAAGGAAACCGCTGATGCTCAGACGCTGCCGCGCACGATGATCTCGTAAGGCACACGCCGCACGCGATCGTCGACCTGGCCGGTCTCGATCTTCTGCACCAGCAGTTCGCCCGCCGCGCGGCCAATGCCCGCGCCGTTGGTCTTGACCGACGTCAGACCCGGCGGCACCTCGGCGGCGATCTGGTAGTCCCCATAGCCCGCTACGGCGAAGCGGGCAGGCACCTTCCACCCACGACGCGCGCATTCGAACAACGCGCCCGCGGCGACGACATCCGTCACGCAGCACAGTGCCTGCAGGCGGCGCTCCTTTTTCAGCAAGGCTTCAATCGCCAGACGTCCTCCGGCAAAGCCTTCGGATTCCGCGGTCAAGTGGATCAGATCCGAGCGCAAGCCGGCCTCTTCCATCGCCTTCTGGAACCCTTGCTGACGCTGCAGATAGCGTTGGCTGTCGGGCAGGTTGTGCCCCGCCCAACCAATATGGCGCAGTCCTTTGTCGATCACCAGCCGCGTCATGTCGTACGCGGCGTCAGACAAGGAAAAGCCGACGGCCATGTCGATGCTGGGTGCGCTCGACAACCATGTCTCGACCACGGGAACGCCTGACTGCTGAATGAGCCGGATGGTCTCTTGCGTGTGCTCGCCCCCTGTCAGCACGATCCCGGCCGGCCGCCTCCCGAGAATGCCGCGGATCACCTGCGTCTCGCGCTGCGGGTCTTCCGCCACCGCCAACAGCAGCTCGTATCGCTGCGACTCAAGGAAATCGCCCAAGCCCTCCAGCGTTCTGGCAAAACTCGAGTTGCTCAA
This window encodes:
- a CDS encoding XRE family transcriptional regulator, which codes for MSLKLKLLRVQAGLTLEELAQQTELTRSYLSKLERGVSTPSIGAALRIAKVLGVQVEALFSESHEDDPVVINRAPPASSAASASGAARTPRLVSGTLPGHKMVAFVVNPTDEPTRNHPMSHHQGEEILYVLKGSITLQLARRTETLKAGDSVHFNSSIPHKITSLGKVPASVLLVIAEGKD
- a CDS encoding PQQ-dependent sugar dehydrogenase, which gives rise to MHHLLPRLVAFVLAAVVTGALASIVQTQFNLASLLAFGAPVTTALRGLTTMEDLARFGPVMAGIAAVALLPAFAVAHVVGRVVHARWHKGLLMLAGLCGMAVAFWLMASVIPMPPLFAIRRLPGFVSMSFTGVVGGLVYAAVRARSRSRSNGPGWAGTLATAGAILLVPVVAFIVMAPPRGVPPAPADPATYQVQTVATGLERPWSVAFLPDGRILVTEIRGRLRVVGSNGALSEIALDGMPAGFHEGGVAGLMEVMPDPDFAQNRWLYLTMSYGVAGANGTRLIRATLDGDRIKDVRILFNGTLKTRAGNNGGRMAFLPDGTLALTVGDGNLQREAAQSTHDHQGTVVRIDREGRAPADNPFVHVTGALPEIYSLGHRNAQGIAVDPDTGDLLISEHGPRGGDEINQIVAGGNYGWPIVTGGIDYPFPRVTPFRRLEGYLNAQLEWTPSIAPAGLAVYTGALFPQWRGDLLVPALKERSVRRVIRREGRIVGQELLLADLKLRMRDVKVAPDGSVYVLTDGADARLLRLVPS
- a CDS encoding MFS transporter — encoded protein: MKRNAPTWLVPVAAIFALQTIAAFLSRLIPIIVPAISAEFGWSGSSIGYLTAGNALGGLVMLVAGAALLRRLGGTRTLQLTLILGAACMALFVYPSVHVALAACIAMGMSNGAANPAGSEVLQRYSPPGKRNLMFSIKQAGVPLGGILAGLLIPGIIAVAGWRVALCACAVIVLLPTALTWRLSDTIDERRPGVSGRPWYALSLHSLRSLAVPLASLGHNRGLLNISIVGSLFAVAQSCWFAFTVIYLVDSLNFSLSLAGAIFAVMQLGGVLGRIALGWISDRLQSATATLSLAAIFSAGTTALLGFIQPDWPLWTILLLAFVAGCTAASWNGVQIAEVARRSPPDLVSETAAGSSILVTFVNIVAPSAFAIAIASSGRYDLAFLCAGVCSLLVLVFLPRDGR
- a CDS encoding LacI family DNA-binding transcriptional regulator; protein product: MKSTMADVAAAAGVSPMTVSNCYKHPHKVHAETREKVLATAAALGYVPNLIASSLASGHNRTITAVVPSLSNSSFARTLEGLGDFLESQRYELLLAVAEDPQRETQVIRGILGRRPAGIVLTGGEHTQETIRLIQQSGVPVVETWLSSAPSIDMAVGFSLSDAAYDMTRLVIDKGLRHIGWAGHNLPDSQRYLQRQQGFQKAMEEAGLRSDLIHLTAESEGFAGGRLAIEALLKKERRLQALCCVTDVVAAGALFECARRGWKVPARFAVAGYGDYQIAAEVPPGLTSVKTNGAGIGRAAGELLVQKIETGQVDDRVRRVPYEIIVRGSV